The following proteins are encoded in a genomic region of Vibrio tasmaniensis:
- the odhB gene encoding 2-oxoglutarate dehydrogenase complex dihydrolipoyllysine-residue succinyltransferase — MTIEILVPDLPESVADATVATWHKKPGEAVARDEVIVDIETDKVVLEVPAPEAGVLEAIIEEEGATVLSKQLLAKIKPGAVAGEPTKDTTEDTEASPDKRHKAALTEESNDALSPAVRRLLAEHNLQPADVKGTGVGGRITREDIDAHLAAAKAAPAAASAPAVEAPAAARSQKRVPMTRLRKTVANRLLEAKNSTAMLTTFNEVNMKPIMDLRKQYKDQFEKRHDTRLGFMSFYVKAVTEALKRFPEVNASIDGTDIVYHNYFDISMAVSTPRGLVTPVLKDCDTLGFADIEKGIKELAIKGRDGKLTVDELMGGNFTITNGGVFGSLMSTPIINPPQAAILGMHKIQDRPMAVDGKVEILPMMYLALSYDHRLIDGRESVGFLVTIKELLEDPARLLLDV, encoded by the coding sequence ATGACAATTGAAATTCTGGTTCCAGATTTACCTGAATCTGTGGCTGATGCAACAGTTGCGACTTGGCACAAAAAACCGGGCGAAGCGGTTGCACGTGATGAAGTCATTGTAGATATCGAAACAGATAAAGTTGTTCTAGAAGTACCGGCTCCTGAAGCGGGTGTTCTAGAAGCTATCATTGAAGAAGAGGGTGCTACGGTACTTTCTAAGCAGCTTCTAGCGAAAATCAAACCTGGTGCTGTCGCTGGTGAACCAACGAAAGACACGACTGAAGATACAGAAGCTTCTCCTGATAAGCGCCACAAAGCGGCACTTACAGAAGAAAGCAACGACGCACTAAGCCCTGCTGTTCGTCGTCTTCTTGCAGAGCACAACCTACAACCAGCTGACGTTAAAGGCACTGGTGTTGGTGGTCGTATTACTCGTGAAGACATTGACGCACACCTTGCAGCAGCGAAAGCGGCTCCGGCAGCAGCCTCTGCACCAGCAGTTGAAGCGCCAGCAGCGGCTCGTAGCCAAAAACGCGTGCCTATGACTCGCCTACGTAAGACAGTTGCAAACCGTCTTCTAGAAGCGAAGAACAGCACAGCTATGCTGACTACTTTCAACGAAGTGAACATGAAGCCAATCATGGACCTTCGTAAGCAGTACAAAGACCAATTCGAGAAGCGTCATGATACGCGTCTTGGTTTCATGTCTTTCTACGTGAAGGCAGTAACAGAAGCGCTAAAACGTTTCCCAGAAGTTAACGCTTCTATTGATGGTACAGATATCGTTTACCACAACTACTTCGACATCAGCATGGCAGTATCAACGCCACGTGGTCTAGTCACTCCAGTACTGAAAGACTGTGACACACTAGGTTTCGCTGACATCGAAAAAGGCATCAAAGAGCTAGCAATCAAAGGCCGTGACGGCAAGCTAACTGTTGATGAGCTGATGGGCGGTAACTTCACTATCACGAACGGTGGTGTATTTGGTTCTCTAATGTCTACGCCAATCATCAACCCGCCTCAAGCGGCAATTTTGGGTATGCACAAAATCCAAGATCGTCCAATGGCTGTTGATGGCAAGGTTGAGATCTTACCAATGATGTACCTAGCGCTTTCTTACGATCACCGTCTAATCGATGGCCGTGAATCAGTTGGCTTCCTAGTGACAATCAAAGAGCTTCTAGAAGATCCTGCACGTCTGCTATTAGACGTTTAG
- the sucA gene encoding 2-oxoglutarate dehydrogenase E1 component, which translates to MHNGVMKAWLESSHLAGANATYVEELYELYLSDPDSVSDEWRSVFEELPVQASEAVEQPHSRVREYFRRLAQETKHYSVQVSDPDVDAKQVKVLQLINAYRFRGHQSANLDPLGLWERDTVAELDPSFHTLTEEDLNETFNVGSYAIGQETMVLKDLYKSLKQTYCGSIGAEYMHMTNTEQKRWIQQRLESVSGQPSFNKEEKQAFLEELTAAEGLERYLGAKFPGAKRFSLEGGDALIPMTKEIIRHAGGQGMREVVVGMAHRGRLNMLVNVLGKKPQDLFDEFAGKHSDDSWGTGDVKYHQGFSADFATPGGNVHLALAFNPSHLEIVNPVVIGSVRARQDRLDDKDGSRVLPITIHGDSAIAGQGVVQETFNMSQARGFCVGGTVRIVVNNQVGFTTSNPRDTRSTMYCTDIAKMVQAPIFHVNSDDPEAVAFVARLALDYRNTFKRDVVIDLVCYRRHGHNEADEPNATQPLMYQKIKKHPTPRKLYADVLMERGEFGIDTATQLVNEYRDALDHGEVVVKEWRPMALHSVDWSPYLGHDWNIEWDNKIDIERLKELGTKLCQYPDSHKLQSRVNKLYNDRTAMVNGEKQVDWGMAETLAYATLVDDGKRIRISGQDSGRGTFFHRHSVLHNQSDASTYVPLANIHDKQGPFQVFDSVLSEEAVLAFEYGYATAEPSGLTLWEAQFGDFANGAQVVIDQFISSGEQKWARLCGLTMLLPHGYEGQGPEHSSARLERYLQLCAEQNMQVVVPSTPAQVYHMIRRQVVRPMRRPLIVMSPKSLLRHPLCTSSLEDLAEGTFQPAIAEIDDLAPENVKRVVFCSGKVYFDLLDQRRKNEQDDVAIVRIEQLYPFPYEDVRAAIAQYTNVVDYVWCQEEPQNQGAWYSSQHNFRAAIPVGADIQYAGRPASASPAVGYMSVHLKQQKALVDDALTLLKN; encoded by the coding sequence ATGCACAACGGCGTGATGAAGGCATGGCTCGAGTCTTCACACTTGGCTGGCGCCAATGCAACGTACGTAGAAGAACTCTATGAACTGTATCTTAGTGACCCCGATTCGGTAAGTGACGAATGGAGAAGCGTTTTTGAAGAACTGCCTGTGCAAGCTTCAGAAGCGGTGGAACAACCACACTCTCGTGTTCGTGAATACTTCCGTCGACTCGCTCAAGAAACAAAGCATTACAGTGTCCAAGTTAGTGATCCAGATGTCGATGCGAAACAAGTAAAGGTTCTGCAACTTATTAATGCTTATCGATTCCGAGGGCATCAATCAGCAAATCTAGACCCCCTAGGTTTATGGGAAAGAGATACAGTCGCTGAACTGGACCCTTCTTTCCACACTCTTACCGAAGAAGACCTCAACGAGACGTTTAACGTCGGCTCTTACGCCATTGGCCAAGAGACGATGGTGCTTAAAGATCTCTACAAATCTCTAAAGCAAACTTATTGTGGTTCGATTGGTGCTGAATACATGCACATGACTAATACAGAACAAAAGCGTTGGATCCAACAACGTTTAGAGTCTGTATCAGGTCAACCGTCTTTCAACAAAGAAGAAAAGCAAGCTTTCCTAGAAGAGCTAACGGCTGCAGAAGGTCTTGAGCGCTATCTTGGTGCTAAATTCCCTGGTGCAAAACGCTTCTCTTTGGAAGGTGGTGATGCTCTTATCCCAATGACGAAAGAAATCATTCGTCATGCAGGTGGACAAGGCATGCGTGAAGTTGTTGTTGGTATGGCTCACCGTGGTCGTCTAAACATGCTGGTCAATGTGCTTGGTAAAAAGCCACAAGACCTGTTTGACGAATTTGCGGGCAAGCACAGCGATGATTCATGGGGTACTGGTGATGTGAAATACCACCAAGGTTTCTCTGCGGATTTCGCAACACCAGGCGGCAACGTTCACTTAGCACTTGCATTTAACCCATCTCACTTAGAAATCGTAAACCCGGTAGTTATCGGCTCAGTACGTGCTCGCCAAGATCGTTTAGACGATAAAGACGGCAGCCGTGTACTTCCAATTACTATCCACGGTGATTCAGCTATCGCTGGTCAGGGCGTAGTGCAAGAGACGTTTAACATGTCTCAAGCCCGTGGTTTCTGTGTTGGTGGTACGGTTCGTATCGTTGTAAACAACCAAGTTGGTTTTACAACGTCTAACCCTCGCGATACACGTTCTACGATGTACTGTACAGATATCGCGAAGATGGTTCAGGCTCCGATTTTCCACGTTAACTCTGATGATCCAGAAGCGGTTGCGTTCGTAGCGCGTCTTGCATTGGATTACCGTAATACGTTTAAGCGTGATGTTGTTATTGATTTGGTTTGTTACCGTCGCCACGGTCACAACGAAGCCGATGAGCCGAATGCAACACAGCCTTTGATGTACCAAAAAATCAAAAAGCACCCAACGCCACGTAAGCTTTACGCTGACGTGCTAATGGAGCGCGGTGAGTTTGGTATTGATACAGCAACTCAACTCGTTAACGAATATCGTGATGCACTTGATCACGGTGAAGTTGTGGTTAAAGAGTGGCGTCCAATGGCACTTCACTCTGTGGACTGGTCTCCTTACCTAGGTCACGATTGGAACATCGAGTGGGATAACAAAATTGATATCGAGCGCCTGAAAGAGCTTGGTACTAAACTTTGCCAATACCCAGACAGCCACAAGCTGCAAAGCCGAGTAAATAAACTGTACAACGATCGCACTGCCATGGTGAATGGTGAGAAACAAGTCGATTGGGGTATGGCTGAGACTCTGGCTTACGCAACACTTGTTGATGACGGTAAGCGTATTCGTATCTCTGGCCAAGATTCAGGTCGTGGTACGTTCTTCCACCGTCACTCAGTACTGCACAATCAATCAGATGCAAGCACGTATGTTCCTCTTGCGAACATTCATGATAAACAAGGGCCATTCCAAGTGTTTGACTCTGTGTTATCTGAAGAAGCGGTACTCGCATTTGAGTATGGTTATGCGACAGCAGAGCCAAGTGGTCTAACCCTTTGGGAAGCACAATTTGGTGACTTCGCAAACGGTGCTCAAGTTGTTATTGACCAATTTATCTCGTCAGGTGAGCAAAAGTGGGCGCGTTTATGTGGCCTAACAATGCTGCTTCCTCACGGTTATGAAGGTCAAGGCCCTGAGCACTCTTCTGCTCGTCTTGAACGTTACCTTCAGTTATGTGCTGAACAAAACATGCAGGTTGTTGTTCCTTCAACGCCAGCACAGGTTTACCACATGATTCGTCGTCAGGTCGTTAGACCAATGCGTCGTCCACTGATTGTAATGTCACCTAAGTCATTGCTCCGTCACCCTCTGTGTACGTCTTCTCTTGAAGATTTGGCAGAAGGTACGTTCCAACCAGCTATCGCAGAAATTGATGATCTGGCTCCTGAGAACGTAAAACGCGTCGTGTTCTGTTCAGGTAAGGTTTACTTTGACCTCCTTGACCAAAGACGCAAGAACGAGCAAGACGATGTCGCTATTGTACGTATTGAGCAACTTTACCCGTTCCCTTACGAGGACGTGAGAGCTGCAATCGCTCAATACACAAATGTAGTCGATTACGTTTGGTGTCAAGAAGAGCCACAAAACCAAGGTGCTTGGTACAGTAGCCAACATAATTTCCGAGCTGCTATCCCAGTAGGTGCTGATATTCAATACGCAGGTCGTCCTGCATCAGCATCACCAGCTGTTGGCTATATGTCGGTACACTTGAAACAACAAAAAGCGTTAGTTGACGACGCTTTGACCCTACTTAAGAACTAG
- a CDS encoding succinate dehydrogenase iron-sulfur subunit, with amino-acid sequence MKLNFSLYRYNPDVDQKPYMKEYTLEVEEGSDMMLLDALILLKEQDPTISFRRSCREGVCGSDGLNMNGKNGLACITPLSALSGQDKIVIRPLPGLPVVRDLIVDMTQFYDNYEKVKPFLVSDGNVPPARENLQSPDERAHLDGLYECIMCACCTTSCPSFWWNPDKFIGPAGLLAAYRWLIDSRDTATDERLSDLDDAFSVFRCHGIMNCVSVCPKGLNPTKAIGHIKTMLVNRSV; translated from the coding sequence ATGAAACTGAATTTCTCTTTATACCGTTACAACCCAGATGTGGACCAGAAGCCTTACATGAAAGAGTACACCCTAGAGGTGGAAGAAGGTTCTGACATGATGCTTTTGGACGCGCTTATTCTTTTGAAAGAGCAAGATCCAACGATTTCATTCCGTCGCTCATGCCGTGAAGGTGTATGTGGTTCTGATGGTTTGAACATGAATGGTAAAAACGGATTGGCGTGTATCACGCCACTGTCTGCACTTTCTGGCCAAGATAAGATCGTAATCCGCCCACTTCCAGGTTTGCCTGTTGTGCGTGATTTAATCGTAGACATGACTCAGTTCTACGATAACTACGAAAAAGTTAAGCCGTTCTTAGTGTCTGATGGCAATGTGCCACCGGCTCGTGAAAACCTACAAAGCCCTGATGAGCGAGCTCATTTAGATGGTTTGTATGAATGTATTATGTGTGCATGTTGTACGACTTCATGCCCATCATTCTGGTGGAATCCAGATAAGTTCATCGGACCAGCTGGCCTACTTGCAGCATACCGTTGGCTAATAGATAGCCGAGATACGGCGACAGACGAACGTCTGTCCGATCTTGATGATGCATTTAGCGTTTTTCGTTGCCATGGCATAATGAATTGTGTAAGTGTTTGTCCTAAGGGATTAAATCCGACGAAAGCGATTGGTCACATTAAGACCATGCTAGTGAATCGTTCGGTTTAA
- the sdhA gene encoding succinate dehydrogenase flavoprotein subunit, which yields MTIPVREFDAVVIGAGGAGMRAALQISEQGLSCALLSKVFPTRSHTVSAQGGITVALGNAHEDHWEQHMYDTVKGSDYIGDQDAIEYMCKNGPESVIELEKMGLPFSRFDNGSIYQRPFGGQSKNFGGEQAARTAAAADRTGHALLHTLYQQNIKHKTTVFSEWYALDLVKNEDGAILGTTALCMETGEVCYFKAKATILATGGAGRIYASTTNAHINTGDGVGMAIRAGVPMQDIEMWQFHPTGIAGAGVLVTEGCRGEGGYLLNKDGERFMERYAPNAKDLAGRDVVARSMMVEIREGRGCDGPWGPHIKLKLDHLGKETLESRLPGVCELSRTFAHVDPVKEPIPVIPTCHYMMGGVPTQVSGQAIKQTEDGTDVEIQGLFACGEIASVSVHGANRLGGNSLLDLVVFGRATGLHLGETLNKQAEAKPATEADIERSLERYNRWENSTDGEDPAVIRKDLQQCMQNNFSVFREGKAMADGLEELKVIRERLKNAHLSDKSTEFNTQRIECLELENLMETAFATAVAANFRTESRGAHARFDFPDRDDEQWLCHSLYNPESESMTKRGVNMEPIHREAFPPKARTY from the coding sequence GTGACTATTCCTGTTCGTGAGTTTGATGCTGTAGTAATTGGCGCTGGTGGTGCTGGTATGCGCGCCGCGCTACAAATTTCTGAGCAAGGCCTATCTTGTGCGTTGCTTTCTAAAGTTTTCCCAACTCGTTCTCATACTGTATCTGCGCAAGGTGGTATCACCGTTGCTCTTGGTAATGCGCATGAAGATCACTGGGAACAACACATGTACGATACGGTTAAAGGTTCCGATTACATCGGCGACCAAGATGCTATCGAATACATGTGTAAAAATGGCCCTGAGTCGGTTATCGAATTAGAAAAAATGGGTCTTCCATTTTCTCGTTTTGATAACGGCAGTATTTACCAACGTCCGTTTGGTGGCCAATCTAAGAATTTTGGTGGTGAGCAAGCGGCTCGTACCGCAGCGGCAGCTGACCGTACTGGTCACGCACTGCTACACACGCTTTACCAACAAAACATTAAACATAAAACGACGGTTTTCTCTGAGTGGTATGCACTGGATCTTGTTAAAAACGAAGATGGTGCAATCTTAGGTACTACCGCGCTTTGTATGGAGACGGGTGAGGTTTGCTACTTCAAAGCGAAGGCAACAATCCTTGCTACTGGTGGTGCTGGTCGTATTTACGCTTCTACAACCAACGCACACATCAATACTGGTGACGGTGTTGGCATGGCGATTCGTGCTGGCGTTCCAATGCAAGACATCGAAATGTGGCAGTTCCACCCAACGGGTATCGCTGGCGCAGGTGTTTTGGTAACAGAAGGTTGTCGTGGTGAAGGTGGTTACCTTCTCAATAAAGACGGCGAGCGCTTCATGGAACGTTATGCTCCGAATGCTAAAGATTTAGCGGGTCGTGATGTTGTAGCTCGTTCGATGATGGTTGAGATTCGTGAAGGTCGTGGTTGTGATGGTCCATGGGGTCCACACATCAAGCTGAAACTTGATCACCTAGGTAAAGAGACGCTTGAGTCTCGTCTGCCGGGTGTATGTGAGCTTTCTCGTACGTTCGCTCACGTTGATCCTGTTAAAGAACCTATTCCTGTAATCCCAACGTGTCACTACATGATGGGTGGTGTTCCAACACAGGTTTCTGGTCAAGCAATTAAACAAACTGAAGACGGTACAGACGTTGAAATTCAAGGTCTATTCGCTTGTGGCGAAATCGCTTCAGTATCAGTACACGGTGCAAACCGTCTAGGTGGCAACTCGCTACTTGATTTGGTTGTATTCGGTCGTGCGACAGGTCTTCACCTTGGTGAGACTTTGAACAAGCAAGCTGAAGCAAAACCTGCAACTGAAGCCGACATTGAACGTTCACTAGAGCGCTACAATCGTTGGGAAAACAGTACTGACGGTGAAGACCCTGCGGTAATTCGTAAAGATCTTCAGCAATGTATGCAGAACAACTTCTCTGTATTCCGTGAAGGTAAAGCGATGGCTGACGGCTTAGAAGAGCTTAAAGTGATTCGTGAGCGTCTTAAAAATGCACACCTTTCAGACAAGTCGACTGAGTTCAACACGCAACGTATTGAGTGTTTAGAGCTTGAAAACTTGATGGAAACGGCATTTGCAACCGCGGTTGCAGCAAACTTCCGTACAGAGAGTCGTGGAGCGCATGCTCGTTTCGACTTCCCAGATCGTGATGATGAGCAATGGCTATGCCATTCACTGTACAACCCTGAATCAGAAAGTATGACTAAGCGTGGCGTGAACATGGAACCTATCCATCGTGAAGCATTCCCGCCGAAAGCACGTACGTACTAA
- the sdhD gene encoding succinate dehydrogenase, hydrophobic membrane anchor protein, giving the protein MVNNVSTFGRNGVHDYLLIRATAIIMTLYTIYLVSFCAFSGDISYASWTQFFGGTFTKVFTMLALTSILVHAWIGLWQVLTDYIKCAKLRVGLQVGVVAVLLGYFFSGLFILWGA; this is encoded by the coding sequence ATGGTAAACAACGTTTCTACTTTTGGTCGTAATGGTGTGCATGATTATCTATTGATTCGTGCAACAGCCATCATTATGACGCTTTACACTATCTACCTAGTGAGCTTCTGTGCTTTCTCTGGTGATATTTCTTACGCATCTTGGACGCAATTTTTTGGTGGTACCTTCACTAAAGTCTTCACCATGTTAGCACTTACTTCAATTTTGGTTCACGCGTGGATCGGCTTGTGGCAAGTACTAACTGACTACATCAAATGTGCAAAATTGCGCGTTGGTCTTCAAGTCGGTGTTGTTGCGGTTCTTCTAGGATATTTCTTCTCTGGTCTGTTTATTTTGTGGGGTGCGTAA
- the sdhC gene encoding succinate dehydrogenase cytochrome b556 subunit — translation MSEPVKERKTRPVNLDLQTIHFPITAIASILHRVSGVITFVAIGILLWLLSISLSSPVGFMEASDIVDGFFVKFILWGILTALAYHIAGGIRHLLMDLGHFEELESGAKSAKVAFAATAVLSLLAGILVW, via the coding sequence GTGAGCGAGCCCGTGAAAGAAAGAAAGACAAGACCTGTTAATTTAGATTTACAGACCATCCACTTTCCTATCACAGCAATAGCTTCCATCCTACACCGTGTGTCTGGGGTGATTACTTTTGTTGCGATCGGAATTCTGCTTTGGTTACTATCCATTTCCCTCTCTTCCCCTGTAGGCTTTATGGAAGCTAGCGACATTGTCGACGGTTTCTTCGTGAAGTTTATTCTGTGGGGCATTTTAACCGCTTTGGCTTACCACATTGCTGGTGGTATTCGTCACCTTCTTATGGACCTTGGTCACTTTGAAGAGCTGGAATCTGGCGCTAAGAGCGCGAAGGTTGCATTCGCAGCAACAGCGGTATTGTCTCTACTAGCGGGGATCTTAGTATGGTAA
- a CDS encoding citrate synthase, with the protein MADKKATLHIEGQAPIELPITEGVLGTPVIDVRTLGSNGFFTFDPGFLATASCESQITYIDGGKGILLHRGYPIDQLANNADYLEVCYILLYGEAPSRAQYEEFKTTVTRHTMVHEQIASFFHGFRRDAHPMAVMCGVVGALAAFYHDSLDVNNDTHREIAAYRLISKMPTLAAMCYKYSIGQPFIYPRNDLGYAENFLHMMYANPCEEYEVNPVVARAMDKIFTLHADHEQNASTSTVRLAGSSGANPFACIAAGIASLWGPAHGGANEACLMMLEEIGSVDNIEEYVAKAKDKDDPFRLMGFGHRVYKNYDPRATVMREACHEVLKELNIQDPLLDVAMELERIALSDEYFVSKKLYPNVDFYSGIILKAIGIPVSMFTVIFAMSRTIGWIAHWNEMHSDPTNRIGRPRQLYTGEEQRDFQALHERE; encoded by the coding sequence ATGGCGGATAAGAAAGCTACCCTTCATATTGAAGGTCAAGCGCCGATCGAATTGCCGATTACAGAAGGTGTACTTGGTACTCCAGTCATCGACGTTCGTACACTGGGTTCTAATGGTTTTTTCACTTTTGATCCTGGTTTTCTTGCCACTGCATCTTGTGAATCGCAAATCACTTATATTGACGGTGGAAAAGGTATCCTTCTACACCGTGGTTATCCAATTGATCAACTGGCCAATAACGCTGATTACTTAGAAGTTTGTTACATTCTTTTATACGGCGAAGCTCCTTCTCGAGCTCAATACGAAGAGTTCAAGACGACTGTCACGCGTCACACCATGGTTCATGAGCAAATTGCTAGTTTCTTCCACGGCTTCCGCCGTGATGCTCACCCAATGGCTGTTATGTGTGGTGTGGTAGGTGCGCTTGCTGCGTTCTATCATGATTCATTAGATGTTAATAACGACACACACCGTGAAATTGCGGCATACCGCCTAATTTCAAAAATGCCAACACTGGCTGCAATGTGTTACAAATATTCTATCGGTCAACCGTTTATCTACCCACGCAATGACCTAGGCTACGCAGAAAACTTCCTGCACATGATGTATGCAAATCCATGTGAAGAATATGAAGTAAACCCTGTTGTTGCTCGCGCAATGGACAAAATCTTTACGTTACACGCAGATCACGAACAAAATGCTTCAACGTCAACGGTTCGTTTAGCAGGTTCTTCGGGTGCAAACCCATTTGCTTGTATTGCTGCTGGTATCGCTTCTTTGTGGGGCCCGGCTCACGGCGGTGCTAACGAAGCTTGTCTAATGATGCTTGAAGAGATCGGTAGCGTAGACAACATTGAAGAATACGTTGCAAAAGCAAAAGACAAAGATGACCCATTCCGCCTAATGGGCTTCGGTCACCGTGTTTACAAGAACTACGATCCACGTGCAACGGTAATGCGCGAAGCGTGCCACGAAGTACTTAAAGAACTGAACATTCAAGATCCACTACTTGACGTAGCAATGGAACTTGAGCGCATCGCTCTTTCTGATGAGTACTTTGTATCGAAGAAACTATACCCGAACGTAGATTTCTACTCAGGTATCATTCTGAAAGCGATTGGCATTCCTGTATCAATGTTCACAGTAATCTTTGCGATGTCTCGTACTATCGGTTGGATTGCACACTGGAACGAAATGCACAGCGATCCGACGAACCGCATCGGTCGTCCTCGTCAGTTGTACACGGGTGAAGAACAGCGTGATTTCCAAGCTCTACACGAGCGCGAATAG
- a CDS encoding Nif3-like dinuclear metal center hexameric protein produces the protein MNNLQLEKLLNEKLQPQQIKDYCPNGLQVEGAPEVKRIVTGVTASQALIDRAVELNADALLVHHGFFWKGEPEAIRGMKGKRIRTLIKNDINLLGYHLPLDIHPELGNNAKLAELLDIEVEGGLEGHPQSVAMFGKLSAPMTGAEFAEKIDQVLNRKPLHIAPENQNKMITTVGWCTGGGQDYIELAASQGIDAFISGEISERTTYSAREQDIHYFAAGHHATERYGVKALGEWLAKEHGLNVEFIDIDNPV, from the coding sequence ATGAATAACTTACAATTAGAAAAGCTACTTAACGAAAAACTGCAGCCACAGCAGATTAAAGATTACTGCCCGAATGGTTTGCAGGTTGAAGGTGCGCCAGAAGTGAAGCGCATTGTTACTGGTGTGACAGCTTCTCAAGCCTTGATTGACAGAGCTGTAGAGCTGAATGCAGACGCTTTGTTAGTCCATCATGGTTTCTTCTGGAAAGGTGAACCAGAAGCGATTCGCGGCATGAAGGGCAAGCGCATTCGTACTCTGATTAAAAATGATATTAACCTTTTAGGTTATCACTTGCCGCTTGATATCCATCCTGAGCTGGGCAACAACGCGAAACTGGCGGAGTTACTTGATATCGAAGTCGAAGGCGGTCTGGAAGGGCATCCACAATCGGTTGCGATGTTTGGCAAGTTGAGTGCGCCAATGACAGGTGCAGAATTCGCAGAAAAAATCGACCAAGTTCTGAATCGTAAGCCACTGCATATTGCTCCAGAAAACCAAAACAAAATGATTACGACTGTCGGTTGGTGTACTGGTGGTGGTCAAGACTACATTGAGTTAGCGGCTTCTCAAGGTATTGATGCGTTTATCTCTGGTGAGATCTCAGAGCGAACTACGTACTCAGCACGTGAGCAAGATATCCATTACTTTGCTGCAGGGCACCATGCAACAGAACGTTATGGCGTGAAGGCATTAGGTGAGTGGCTAGCGAAAGAACATGGCTTGAATGTTGAGTTTATTGATATCGATAATCCAGTGTAA
- a CDS encoding DUF1853 family protein, whose translation MTALQRFYQWVIDSPPLLEIKPPVSDLGAFLSTYAIDSSHTYNGNPRLGFLYQHLCEQVIEASPDYSVKHDEIQINVEGRTLGAIDFILEKESNQKLQHWEVAIKFYLLHEQTWFGPNSHDQLDKKLDRMLTHQLGMSSSTAFVEQYPEIDVDSKHLLMQGRLYTNPFLDQKVPTECLGYDINPSQVNGFWCYQNQAHLITEALYPLTKEQWAAGTDDFSGEPITEFGDRFVHGQTKSGQFWFVMPLSWPRG comes from the coding sequence ATGACAGCACTGCAACGTTTTTATCAATGGGTCATCGACTCACCGCCATTACTAGAAATCAAACCACCCGTTTCCGATCTTGGTGCATTCTTAAGCACCTATGCCATCGACTCATCACACACTTATAACGGAAACCCAAGGTTAGGTTTCCTCTACCAGCATCTATGTGAACAAGTCATTGAAGCCTCACCTGATTATTCGGTCAAGCACGATGAGATTCAGATTAATGTTGAAGGCAGAACGCTAGGTGCTATCGACTTTATTCTCGAAAAAGAGAGCAACCAAAAGCTACAACATTGGGAAGTGGCGATTAAGTTTTATCTTCTCCATGAACAGACATGGTTTGGTCCTAACTCGCATGACCAATTAGATAAGAAGTTAGACAGGATGCTCACCCACCAGCTGGGTATGTCGTCTTCAACTGCCTTTGTTGAACAATATCCAGAGATCGATGTCGACTCAAAACACCTCCTCATGCAAGGTCGTCTATATACAAACCCATTCTTAGATCAAAAAGTACCGACTGAATGCTTGGGCTACGATATTAACCCAAGCCAAGTAAACGGCTTTTGGTGCTACCAAAATCAGGCTCACTTAATTACTGAAGCACTCTACCCTCTCACCAAAGAACAATGGGCGGCTGGCACTGATGATTTTAGCGGTGAACCTATCACCGAGTTTGGTGATCGCTTTGTTCATGGGCAAACCAAATCAGGGCAATTTTGGTTTGTGATGCCACTAAGCTGGCCACGCGGCTAA